The following coding sequences are from one Formosa haliotis window:
- a CDS encoding glycoside hydrolase family 2 TIM barrel-domain containing protein: MYKSRLFFLLLCLSFQLSFGQDTKKIYLSGKDFKNPVQWEFMCTGGNNSNTWSTINVPSNWELEGFGTYTYGRWYKELNQKEPSKEQGFYKYKFEVPEVYKNQEVVIVFGGAMTDTEVKINGKIAGEIHQGGFYEFKYNITDLVKIGAENLLEVHVSKHSSNATVNNAERKTDWWLFGGIYRPVWLEIKPKTNIEHVAVDAKMDGSLTAVINLNNTPKDATLQASISPIGSKETFKPQTFPVTKSSTKQTIQAKWDGVEPWNPENPKLYQLEIAIVKNGNPVHKYTSKIGFRTLEFLKKDGIYVNGKKIIMKGINRHEIWPESGRSTDKDISILDVNLIKDMNMNAVRFHYPPATHFLEVCDSLGLFVLDELAGWQNGYDTKTGTTLIKEMVQRDVNHPSVIIWDHGNEGGWNYDIDHVFHEYDPQKRIIIHPWSDFDGWDTHHYPTYLTGMHRFNNGENVFFPTEFMHGTYDNGIGAGLEDFWTRYKQSPLFAGGFMWAMLDEAVLRTDWTGEQKYDSKGNLASDGVLGPHREKEGSFFTVKEVWAPIQIKPKQITSTFDGSFFVTNDYIYTNLNSCKLEYRVLSADKDALYTNSKKVVITTNPIEVGDIQPGETRAIHFNVPTNFFKGDWLEITATDKHGREIYTWSWPIHRAPYFAQKFIKAETEATATSISESDGKVLMYSKNISVELDKKTGEIVSIKNKKGNVPFSNGPRPVGMKAKVETIKIEQFKDSIVCQVKYSGGIDNITWTMFNDGRLKMKALLLKNAGRNSGFDGAFIQGEISEFGLTFDFPEEGVEHIKWLGNGPYHVWKNRIKGTTMGLWEKDYNQTITGESFENLVYPEFKGYHANLLAANLKTKNGDLKFFSESDKLFLRLFTPDLPQKAVSKVFPQPEFPEGNISFMYEIPGMRAFKALQDQGPESQPTNIRIKSGDVGIPMTLWFDFRSNSN, encoded by the coding sequence ATGTATAAATCACGCTTATTTTTTCTTTTACTATGTCTTAGTTTTCAATTAAGCTTTGGCCAAGACACTAAAAAAATCTATTTATCAGGTAAAGATTTCAAAAACCCCGTACAATGGGAGTTTATGTGTACTGGGGGTAACAATAGCAATACTTGGAGTACGATAAATGTACCCTCTAATTGGGAGCTTGAAGGTTTTGGAACGTATACTTATGGTAGATGGTACAAAGAATTAAACCAAAAAGAACCTAGTAAAGAACAAGGCTTCTATAAATATAAATTTGAAGTTCCTGAAGTGTATAAAAATCAAGAAGTTGTTATCGTTTTTGGCGGTGCTATGACCGATACCGAAGTAAAAATTAACGGCAAAATAGCAGGAGAAATCCATCAAGGAGGCTTTTATGAATTCAAGTACAACATTACCGATTTAGTAAAAATTGGAGCTGAAAACCTACTTGAAGTTCATGTTTCTAAACATTCTAGTAATGCAACCGTTAATAATGCCGAGCGCAAAACCGATTGGTGGTTATTTGGTGGTATTTATAGACCTGTTTGGTTAGAAATCAAACCAAAAACCAATATAGAGCACGTTGCTGTTGATGCCAAAATGGATGGCAGTTTAACGGCTGTAATTAATTTGAACAATACGCCTAAAGATGCTACATTACAAGCTAGTATAAGTCCTATAGGCAGTAAAGAGACTTTTAAACCACAAACATTTCCAGTTACTAAAAGCAGTACTAAACAAACCATTCAGGCAAAATGGGATGGTGTAGAACCGTGGAATCCCGAAAACCCTAAACTATATCAATTAGAAATAGCTATAGTTAAAAATGGGAACCCTGTACATAAATACACCTCTAAAATTGGATTTAGAACCCTAGAATTTCTTAAAAAAGATGGCATTTATGTGAATGGCAAAAAAATAATAATGAAAGGGATTAACCGCCATGAAATCTGGCCAGAATCTGGACGTAGCACCGATAAAGACATCAGTATTCTAGATGTAAACTTAATTAAAGATATGAACATGAATGCGGTGCGTTTTCATTACCCGCCAGCAACACATTTTCTTGAAGTATGTGATTCGCTAGGCCTTTTTGTTTTAGATGAATTGGCGGGCTGGCAAAATGGTTACGACACCAAAACAGGTACGACTCTAATAAAAGAAATGGTACAACGCGATGTAAATCATCCGTCCGTAATTATTTGGGATCACGGGAACGAAGGTGGTTGGAATTACGATATCGATCATGTCTTCCACGAGTACGACCCACAAAAAAGAATTATTATTCATCCTTGGTCCGATTTTGATGGTTGGGATACGCACCACTACCCGACTTACCTAACCGGAATGCACCGATTTAATAATGGTGAGAATGTATTTTTCCCTACAGAATTTATGCACGGCACCTACGATAATGGTATTGGAGCTGGCCTGGAAGATTTCTGGACACGCTATAAGCAAAGTCCGTTATTCGCTGGTGGATTTATGTGGGCCATGTTAGATGAAGCTGTATTACGAACAGATTGGACTGGCGAACAAAAATACGATTCTAAAGGCAATTTAGCCTCGGATGGCGTTTTAGGACCTCACCGTGAAAAGGAAGGTAGCTTTTTTACCGTAAAAGAGGTATGGGCACCAATCCAGATTAAACCCAAACAAATCACCTCTACTTTTGATGGATCGTTCTTTGTTACAAACGACTATATATATACCAATCTTAATAGCTGTAAACTGGAATATCGTGTTCTTAGCGCAGATAAAGATGCGTTATACACTAACAGTAAAAAAGTAGTTATAACCACGAACCCTATTGAAGTTGGCGATATTCAACCTGGAGAGACACGTGCTATTCACTTTAATGTACCCACGAATTTCTTTAAAGGTGATTGGTTAGAAATTACAGCTACAGACAAACATGGTAGAGAAATTTACACCTGGTCCTGGCCAATTCATCGGGCGCCTTACTTTGCTCAAAAATTCATAAAAGCTGAAACAGAAGCTACAGCTACTAGCATATCGGAATCTGATGGTAAAGTTCTAATGTATAGTAAAAACATAAGTGTAGAACTAGACAAAAAAACTGGAGAAATTGTTTCTATAAAAAACAAAAAAGGGAATGTTCCTTTTAGTAATGGTCCAAGACCTGTTGGTATGAAAGCCAAAGTTGAAACTATAAAAATAGAGCAATTTAAAGACTCTATTGTTTGCCAAGTAAAGTATTCTGGAGGCATTGACAACATTACATGGACTATGTTTAATGATGGCCGATTAAAAATGAAAGCTTTACTACTAAAAAATGCGGGCCGAAATAGTGGTTTCGACGGAGCGTTTATACAAGGTGAGATTAGTGAATTCGGATTGACTTTCGATTTTCCAGAAGAGGGCGTAGAACATATAAAATGGCTTGGCAATGGCCCTTACCACGTATGGAAAAACCGCATAAAAGGAACCACAATGGGGCTTTGGGAAAAAGACTATAACCAAACCATAACAGGAGAAAGTTTTGAAAATTTAGTATATCCAGAATTTAAAGGTTATCATGCCAACCTTTTAGCTGCCAATTTAAAAACTAAAAATGGAGACCTTAAATTCTTTAGTGAATCTGATAAATTATTCCTGAGATTATTCACACCCGATTTGCCTCAAAAAGCAGTATCTAAAGTCTTTC
- a CDS encoding rhamnogalacturonan acetylesterase — protein MKPILFLLIHFITSCIIGQRQTDSYSFYFGKESNDKTAIQIANPITYSKQTGYGFDFNSAENVSLKNKALTGTGSIYFSVKLPEGNYKIDLILGEKKASNTTVKAESRRLMLPEIKVNKNHTVHKSFIVNVRTPKINDSSSISIKDRENNYLNWDDKLTLEFLGNSAIQSLKITPITKIKTLFLAGDSTVTDQDVEPWGSWGQFITAFFNTNVVVANYANSGASLSSFKGRKRLDKILSKMRPGDYLFIEFGHNDEKIKGEGNGAWGLYSNLLKEFVLKARDKGGIPVLLTPTQRRAFNKNNTLNPTHGDFPDAMRKVASDLQVPLIDLTKMTTELYEAWGDQNSRLAFVQYPANTFPGQDKALDDNTHFNSFGANEVAKCVLLGIQNLNLDLVKYFNNGISEYTPKQPDQLKDWTVPMSSRFEINKPDGN, from the coding sequence ATGAAACCAATCCTTTTTCTTTTAATCCATTTTATTACAAGCTGCATAATTGGGCAACGGCAAACCGACTCTTATTCATTCTACTTCGGAAAAGAAAGTAACGATAAAACAGCGATACAAATCGCTAATCCCATAACCTATTCCAAACAAACAGGTTATGGTTTCGATTTTAATTCCGCAGAAAATGTCTCCTTAAAAAATAAAGCTTTAACGGGAACTGGCAGTATTTATTTTTCGGTAAAACTACCTGAAGGCAATTACAAAATAGACCTTATTTTAGGAGAAAAAAAGGCATCGAACACCACTGTAAAAGCTGAATCTAGACGACTCATGTTACCAGAAATTAAGGTGAATAAAAACCATACCGTTCATAAAAGTTTTATAGTAAATGTACGCACACCAAAAATAAACGACTCGTCAAGTATTTCTATTAAAGATCGTGAAAACAACTATTTGAATTGGGACGATAAATTAACACTTGAATTTCTAGGAAACTCAGCCATACAAAGCCTTAAAATCACACCGATTACCAAGATCAAAACGCTTTTTCTTGCTGGCGACTCTACGGTAACCGACCAAGATGTGGAACCTTGGGGGTCTTGGGGACAATTTATTACCGCTTTTTTTAACACCAATGTTGTGGTAGCCAACTATGCTAATTCTGGTGCGTCTTTGAGTTCTTTTAAAGGTAGAAAACGTTTAGATAAAATCCTATCTAAAATGCGACCTGGAGATTATCTTTTTATAGAATTTGGTCATAACGACGAAAAAATAAAAGGAGAAGGTAATGGCGCTTGGGGATTGTACAGTAATTTATTAAAAGAGTTTGTACTAAAAGCCAGAGACAAAGGTGGCATCCCGGTTTTACTTACACCAACCCAACGTCGTGCTTTTAATAAAAATAACACCTTAAATCCAACTCATGGTGATTTTCCTGATGCCATGCGAAAAGTAGCTAGCGATTTACAAGTTCCTTTAATCGATCTTACAAAAATGACAACAGAACTGTACGAAGCCTGGGGCGATCAAAATTCTAGATTGGCATTTGTTCAATACCCAGCAAATACGTTTCCTGGGCAAGATAAAGCCTTAGATGACAATACACATTTTAATAGTTTTGGTGCCAATGAAGTTGCAAAATGTGTGCTTTTGGGTATTCAGAACCTCAATTTAGATCTCGTTAAATATTTTAACAATGGTATTTCAGAATATACCCCAAAACAACCAGACCAATTAAAAGATTGGACGGTACCCATGAGCTCTAGGTTTGAAATAAATAAACCAGATGGCAATTAA
- a CDS encoding glycoside hydrolase family 28 protein, protein MKPKCQLVSIIVLLLLLSCKQKETTESQEIKIEQNYVAPDWVTKVGAATPTIKDTVYYVNDFGAVNDGKTLNTEAIQNAIDACYKNGGGTITFKSGTYLTGSVFIKENIRFLVGKDVTILGSENIKDYKEIDTRVAGVEIEWPAALINVRNQNNVIIEGEGVIDGQGKVFWDYYWKLRKEDYEPKGLRWIVDYDAKRPRTILISDAKNVMLKDLQLQKAGFWTVQVLYSEYITVEGLTIKNNIGGHGPSTDGIDIDSSKWILVQNCDIDCNDDNFCLKAGRDWDGLRVNKPTEYVVIKDCIARSGAGLFTIGSETSGSIRHVYVSNIKGLGTSNGLNIKSATTRGGTVEEIYLENIKMDSVGTFIKVSMNWNPTYSYSKLPENYDPNTIPEHWKKMLKTVEPASKGIPTFKNITLQNIDVKGAKTAINVNGLEQSIIENITLNNVSIEAQTAGKIKYSKDWQLKNVSLKIRDSSMVDMNHVSNIPLSKTNYTN, encoded by the coding sequence TTGAAACCAAAATGTCAACTCGTTAGTATTATAGTGCTTTTACTCCTGTTATCTTGTAAACAAAAGGAAACAACAGAATCGCAAGAGATTAAAATAGAACAAAATTATGTAGCTCCAGACTGGGTTACTAAAGTTGGAGCAGCAACGCCTACAATTAAAGATACCGTATATTATGTAAATGATTTTGGAGCGGTTAATGATGGTAAAACATTAAATACAGAAGCCATTCAAAATGCTATAGATGCCTGTTATAAAAATGGAGGAGGAACTATTACTTTTAAATCGGGAACTTACCTAACTGGATCTGTTTTTATAAAAGAAAATATACGATTTCTTGTTGGTAAAGATGTTACTATTCTTGGCAGCGAAAACATTAAAGATTACAAAGAAATAGATACGCGTGTAGCAGGTGTAGAAATAGAATGGCCAGCGGCATTAATTAATGTACGAAACCAGAACAATGTCATTATTGAAGGAGAAGGTGTTATAGATGGTCAAGGTAAAGTGTTTTGGGATTATTATTGGAAGCTTAGAAAGGAAGATTACGAACCTAAAGGCTTACGTTGGATAGTAGATTACGATGCTAAACGACCGCGAACTATTTTAATTTCGGATGCTAAAAATGTAATGCTGAAAGATTTGCAGCTTCAAAAGGCTGGATTTTGGACAGTTCAAGTGTTGTATTCCGAGTATATAACTGTAGAAGGGTTAACAATTAAAAATAATATTGGTGGTCATGGTCCTAGTACCGATGGTATCGATATAGATTCTTCCAAATGGATTTTAGTTCAAAATTGCGATATTGATTGTAATGACGATAATTTTTGCTTAAAAGCAGGTCGCGATTGGGATGGCCTTCGTGTAAATAAACCCACAGAATACGTGGTGATTAAAGATTGTATTGCACGTAGTGGTGCTGGGCTATTTACTATAGGTAGTGAAACTTCAGGAAGCATCCGTCATGTGTACGTGTCCAATATAAAAGGATTGGGTACTAGTAACGGTTTAAACATAAAGTCGGCTACAACCCGAGGTGGAACTGTTGAAGAAATTTATCTAGAAAATATTAAAATGGATAGTGTGGGCACTTTTATTAAAGTTTCTATGAACTGGAATCCAACCTATAGTTATTCTAAATTACCCGAAAACTACGACCCTAACACGATACCCGAACATTGGAAAAAAATGTTAAAAACTGTAGAGCCTGCATCTAAAGGAATTCCAACCTTCAAGAATATTACGTTACAAAATATAGATGTAAAAGGTGCTAAAACGGCCATAAATGTAAACGGCTTGGAGCAATCCATTATCGAAAATATCACATTAAATAATGTGTCTATAGAAGCACAAACTGCAGGGAAAATTAAGTACAGTAAAGATTGGCAGTTAAAGAATGTATCCCTAAAAATACGTGATAGTTCTATGGTGGACATGAATCACGTATCCAATATTCCTCTTTCTAAAACAAACTACACAAATTAA
- a CDS encoding DUF4450 domain-containing protein, with amino-acid sequence MVFKITAKSIFFFIFFISGFVFAQPKNHVWHDTIRQLHYKPEGEHFKLVQGSRKFNRALYGTNTGFRVETGDLPEFAMYLPGMGGNFKLGISDTATSKWLTTCDSIVTKYIPGSMIYEIRDALLGAGVLKIEVVALADSEGFILKMDTESLVNPIDLIWAFGGASGKKFHRDGDIGADPESVFYLQPEYCINNTYLIEESHFTLAFGSETNKKKTGNNRRIVACFPDSEVKLVSANHQQNPGVLYASKVDSLPVISGKLNLKAKQSRYWCFENTEANSFKSQSQIEKDYHKAIDKIENLRTRVTVETPDEYINTLGGALAVAADAIWEDPAFLHGSVAWRMHLNAWRGAYVADPLGWKDRAGTHFKSYGKSQVLEPETGPVVLDSSRNFARQKEVLGTAMFSRGYISRRPNNNTIAHHYDMNSVFINQVLRHYLWSGDLEFIKEMWPVITRHLAWEKRNFDVDNDGLYDAYACIWASDALQYSGGGVTYASAYNYSANKIAAQIATILGEDATAYQTEANHIKNAIQKELWINEKGVFAEFKDLLGNKLLHETPGLWTIYHSLDEGIADGFEAQQMLNYVDNEIPHIPVITNNSEADGLFLLSTTNWQPYTWSVNNVALAENLHASLAYWQGGNSEKAFQLWKSALVESMYYGASPGGFQQLSFYDAIRGELYRDFADSIGMAARSLVEGLFGIVPNAIENTLTIKPGFPADWDFADLDIPNIAISYKRDQGASWYNITPKFETKLNLKLVVKPEFASIKAVTLNGKKVSYEIVNDAVGAPQVIIESPYSEHYIIGIVYGDERIENVGIQTDTYTGKLLNINTGKAKILQIKDPQNVLSESEIQSNELNNTVVKKTGHSMFFVKLQQNDLIWWEPIYLNINKPFELSSVENESDNIILSLKPSNAKETIQSLKLNGKTISDFKISEGKNYRISIPKTYAIPGTNQLEITTKTAQTSVTFQNWDIEFQSDLKFQTIPLEAHFNAKVTEVFQQEYLSPRPISPTLQLPTQGIGNWCYPYIKPDLDDSGLREKASDGSIKTPQHIPLQTPQNSETNNIAFTSMWDNYPEAITISLDGNASHAYLLMAGTTNPMQSQMVNGIVKVGYADGAYEVLELKNPENWWPIEQNYYTDGSAFTTGAVKPPRLYLKSGKFLTDFKDYIPIKGFSDFAIDGGAATLLDLPLNPNKTLKSLEVKTIANDVVIGLMSATLVRN; translated from the coding sequence ATGGTTTTTAAAATAACTGCTAAGTCAATTTTCTTTTTTATCTTTTTTATTTCAGGTTTCGTTTTTGCACAACCTAAAAATCATGTTTGGCACGATACCATTAGACAATTACATTATAAACCAGAAGGAGAGCATTTTAAGCTCGTACAAGGGAGTCGTAAATTTAATCGTGCATTGTATGGCACAAATACCGGGTTTAGAGTAGAAACAGGTGATTTGCCAGAATTTGCTATGTATCTGCCTGGAATGGGCGGTAATTTTAAATTGGGAATTTCTGATACAGCTACCAGCAAATGGCTAACAACTTGCGATAGTATTGTAACAAAGTATATTCCCGGTAGCATGATATACGAAATTCGTGATGCGCTTTTAGGGGCTGGTGTTTTAAAAATTGAAGTGGTGGCTTTGGCCGATAGTGAAGGTTTTATTCTAAAAATGGATACAGAATCCTTAGTTAATCCAATAGATTTAATTTGGGCCTTTGGAGGTGCAAGCGGTAAAAAATTTCATCGCGATGGTGATATTGGTGCCGATCCGGAATCGGTATTTTATTTGCAGCCAGAATATTGTATAAACAATACGTACCTTATAGAAGAATCACATTTTACCTTAGCTTTTGGTTCGGAAACTAATAAAAAGAAAACAGGGAATAATAGACGTATTGTAGCCTGTTTTCCCGATTCGGAAGTGAAATTAGTTAGTGCGAATCATCAGCAAAACCCCGGAGTGCTTTATGCTTCAAAAGTAGATTCCTTACCAGTAATTTCTGGAAAATTAAACCTAAAAGCAAAACAGTCAAGGTATTGGTGCTTCGAAAATACAGAGGCTAATTCATTTAAAAGTCAATCTCAAATTGAAAAAGACTATCATAAAGCCATTGATAAAATTGAAAATTTAAGAACACGTGTTACGGTTGAAACTCCAGACGAATACATTAATACTTTAGGGGGTGCTTTGGCAGTTGCAGCCGATGCTATTTGGGAAGATCCCGCATTTTTACATGGTTCGGTGGCCTGGCGTATGCACCTAAATGCCTGGCGTGGTGCTTATGTGGCCGATCCATTAGGTTGGAAGGACCGGGCAGGAACTCATTTTAAAAGTTATGGAAAATCTCAAGTTTTAGAACCAGAAACTGGACCTGTGGTTTTAGATAGTTCGCGAAATTTTGCAAGACAGAAAGAAGTTTTAGGCACGGCGATGTTCAGTCGTGGCTATATAAGCCGTCGTCCCAATAACAATACCATTGCGCATCATTACGATATGAATTCGGTGTTTATCAATCAGGTGTTACGTCATTATTTGTGGTCTGGTGATTTAGAATTTATAAAGGAAATGTGGCCTGTAATTACGCGCCATTTGGCATGGGAAAAGCGCAACTTCGATGTTGATAACGACGGCCTGTATGATGCATACGCCTGTATTTGGGCAAGCGACGCTTTGCAATACAGTGGTGGCGGTGTTACTTATGCTTCAGCATATAATTATAGTGCTAATAAAATAGCAGCGCAAATAGCGACTATTTTAGGTGAAGATGCCACAGCTTATCAAACGGAAGCAAATCATATAAAAAATGCAATTCAAAAGGAATTATGGATAAATGAGAAAGGTGTTTTTGCCGAATTTAAAGATTTACTGGGTAATAAATTACTGCATGAAACACCTGGATTGTGGACGATTTATCACAGTTTAGATGAAGGCATTGCAGATGGTTTTGAAGCGCAGCAAATGCTTAATTATGTAGATAACGAGATTCCGCATATTCCTGTAATAACTAATAATTCTGAAGCAGACGGGTTGTTTTTATTGTCAACCACCAATTGGCAGCCTTATACTTGGAGTGTGAATAATGTGGCATTAGCCGAAAATTTACATGCTTCATTAGCTTATTGGCAAGGTGGAAATTCTGAAAAAGCCTTTCAACTTTGGAAAAGTGCCCTGGTAGAAAGTATGTATTATGGCGCTTCACCAGGTGGATTCCAGCAATTATCTTTTTACGATGCCATTCGCGGTGAATTGTATCGCGATTTTGCCGATTCTATCGGGATGGCAGCGAGGTCTTTGGTAGAAGGCTTATTTGGAATAGTTCCCAATGCGATTGAAAACACATTAACTATTAAACCTGGATTTCCAGCAGACTGGGATTTTGCCGACTTAGATATTCCAAATATTGCGATTAGTTATAAACGAGATCAAGGTGCTTCTTGGTACAATATTACACCAAAATTTGAAACGAAATTAAATTTAAAACTGGTTGTTAAACCAGAATTTGCCTCCATTAAAGCGGTTACTCTAAATGGTAAAAAAGTATCTTACGAAATTGTAAATGATGCAGTTGGAGCTCCTCAAGTGATAATAGAAAGCCCTTATTCTGAACACTATATTATTGGAATTGTTTATGGAGATGAGCGTATTGAAAATGTTGGTATTCAAACAGATACGTATACCGGAAAATTATTGAATATAAACACAGGTAAAGCTAAGATATTGCAAATTAAGGATCCGCAGAACGTATTAAGTGAAAGTGAAATTCAATCTAATGAATTAAACAATACAGTTGTTAAGAAGACCGGACATAGCATGTTTTTTGTGAAATTGCAACAAAACGATTTGATTTGGTGGGAACCCATTTATTTGAATATAAACAAGCCGTTTGAATTAAGTTCGGTTGAAAATGAATCAGACAACATCATTTTAAGTTTAAAACCTTCAAACGCAAAAGAAACGATACAAAGTTTAAAATTAAACGGCAAGACGATTTCTGATTTTAAAATTTCAGAAGGCAAGAATTATCGCATTTCAATTCCAAAAACATATGCTATTCCCGGAACAAATCAGTTAGAAATTACAACGAAAACAGCTCAAACTAGCGTAACATTCCAAAATTGGGATATCGAATTTCAGTCTGATTTAAAATTTCAGACCATTCCTTTAGAAGCACATTTTAATGCTAAAGTTACTGAAGTTTTTCAGCAGGAATATTTAAGTCCGCGGCCAATCTCACCAACATTACAACTACCAACTCAGGGAATTGGGAATTGGTGTTACCCGTATATTAAACCAGATTTAGACGATTCTGGTTTACGTGAAAAAGCTTCAGATGGAAGTATAAAAACACCACAACATATTCCGTTGCAAACACCTCAAAATTCCGAAACAAATAATATTGCATTTACATCAATGTGGGATAATTACCCTGAAGCGATAACAATTTCGCTAGACGGAAACGCCTCACATGCTTATCTTTTAATGGCAGGAACAACCAACCCCATGCAATCACAAATGGTAAATGGTATAGTAAAAGTTGGGTATGCCGATGGTGCTTACGAAGTTTTAGAGCTTAAAAATCCAGAAAATTGGTGGCCAATAGAACAGAATTATTATACCGATGGCTCTGCTTTTACAACAGGAGCTGTTAAACCACCTCGCTTGTATTTAAAATCAGGGAAATTTTTAACCGATTTTAAAGATTATATCCCCATAAAAGGATTTTCAGATTTTGCAATAGATGGGGGAGCAGCTACATTATTGGATTTACCCCTAAACCCAAATAAAACGTTGAAAAGTTTAGAAGTGAAAACCATAGCAAACGATGTGGTTATTGGATTAATGAGTGCAACTTTAGTAAGAAATTAA